A genome region from Terriglobia bacterium includes the following:
- a CDS encoding helix-turn-helix transcriptional regulator gives MVLQTLDVLGPSHGYAIATRIEQVSKGAIQLNMGTLYPALMRLEQRGLLRGAWGISDTGLRGSRKARLYSLTAAGRRAQVAEKQAWTRMTGIIQALIDQEG, from the coding sequence ATGGTGCTTCAGACGCTCGATGTCCTCGGGCCGTCCCACGGCTACGCGATTGCCACACGCATCGAGCAGGTTTCGAAGGGCGCCATCCAGCTCAACATGGGCACGCTCTATCCGGCGCTGATGCGGCTTGAGCAACGCGGTTTGCTTCGAGGCGCCTGGGGTATCAGCGACACAGGTCTGCGAGGCAGCCGCAAGGCACGCCTCTATAGCCTTACCGCCGCCGGCCGGCGGGCACAAGTCGCCGAGAAGCAGGCGTGGACCCGAATGACGGGCATCATCCAAGCGCTAATAGATCAAGAGGGCTAA